Proteins found in one Vagococcus carniphilus genomic segment:
- a CDS encoding YpmS family protein, with protein MIKKEKKENRKEGQNQPKAIAIFNNPWKSAFLILVAILIGFSLLIGYRISTPRMSYSDSVPKVATKESAIFDINMKKKQVNEVLNFFLDDMMEESGVDYSFNLENDALIDGTFNLLGHETHFYLYFDPYVLNDGNVQLKAKSLSVGSLNVPIPAMINYISSTTDLPNWIEINADKQLINLHLDKFKMENGMSIKAKKINLIDDEISFSVYASKDKKKGK; from the coding sequence ATGATAAAAAAAGAAAAGAAAGAAAATAGAAAAGAAGGTCAAAACCAACCAAAAGCAATTGCTATTTTTAATAATCCTTGGAAATCAGCTTTTCTAATATTAGTTGCAATTTTAATTGGATTTAGTTTACTGATTGGTTATCGAATCTCAACTCCAAGAATGAGTTATAGTGATTCAGTTCCAAAAGTAGCAACAAAAGAAAGTGCTATTTTTGATATCAATATGAAAAAGAAACAAGTTAATGAAGTTCTGAACTTCTTTTTAGATGACATGATGGAGGAGTCAGGTGTTGATTACTCATTTAATTTGGAAAATGATGCTTTAATTGATGGTACCTTTAATTTACTCGGACATGAAACTCATTTTTATCTGTATTTTGATCCTTATGTTTTAAATGACGGTAATGTTCAACTAAAAGCTAAAAGCTTATCAGTAGGTTCTTTAAATGTTCCGATTCCTGCGATGATTAATTACATTTCTTCAACAACAGATTTACCTAATTGGATAGAGATTAATGCAGATAAACAATTAATCAATTTACATTTAGACAAGTTTAAAATGGAAAATGGCATGTCAATTAAAGCCAAAAAAATTAATTTAATTGATGATGAGATTAGTTTTAGCGTTTATGCGTCGAAAGATAAGAAAAAAGGAAAGTGA
- the msrA gene encoding peptide-methionine (S)-S-oxide reductase MsrA yields MKETAIFAGGCFWCMVKPFDTYPGVYSIVSGYTGGHTEYPTYQQVCQGDTGHTEAVKIEFDPNILSYEELLTIYWQQTDPTDAFGQFQDRGDSYRPVIFYTTEEQKKQAEISKKQLDLSGKYDKPIVTTIEAAKPFFMAEDYHQDFYKKDPARYKASSQLRKNWLEEVWGEDSDEA; encoded by the coding sequence TTGAAAGAAACAGCAATTTTTGCAGGTGGGTGTTTTTGGTGTATGGTAAAACCCTTTGATACGTATCCTGGTGTATATTCTATCGTTTCTGGTTATACAGGAGGTCACACGGAATATCCAACTTATCAACAAGTCTGCCAAGGAGACACAGGACATACAGAAGCAGTTAAAATAGAATTTGATCCTAATATTTTATCGTATGAAGAATTATTGACTATTTATTGGCAACAAACCGATCCAACTGATGCATTCGGACAATTTCAAGATAGAGGAGATAGTTATCGTCCTGTCATTTTTTACACGACTGAAGAACAAAAAAAGCAAGCTGAAATTAGCAAAAAACAACTGGATTTATCTGGTAAGTACGATAAACCAATTGTAACGACTATAGAAGCAGCCAAACCTTTCTTTATGGCAGAAGATTACCATCAAGATTTTTATAAAAAGGATCCAGCCAGATATAAAGCGAGTAGTCAGCTAAGAAAAAATTGGTTAGAAGAAGTGTGGGGAGAAGATTCAGATGAAGCGTAG
- a CDS encoding YozE family protein: MKRSFYHYIQTFRGKLKQTDESILAENIFNDMQFPKQSENYDEISHYLETNAYYIPNMDIFDTLWELYIENN; the protein is encoded by the coding sequence ATGAAGCGTAGTTTTTATCATTACATCCAGACATTTCGAGGAAAACTTAAACAAACAGATGAGTCTATTTTGGCTGAAAATATTTTTAATGACATGCAATTTCCAAAACAATCGGAAAATTATGATGAAATTTCTCATTATTTAGAAACTAATGCTTACTATATTCCTAATATGGATATTTTTGATACCTTATGGGAGCTTTACATTGAAAACAATTAA
- a CDS encoding S41 family peptidase, whose product MEPKQTKKISIFQYVLTIAIVAIVASGATLFVYELKDPIRKLSREESDGTDLETVELLYQLIDSQYIEKVDHKKLVNGALQGMTDAIGDPHSTFLPEEDAKEFDDSVSGSFEGIGATMTIENDYPKIAEPPIEGSPAAKAKLKQDDVIIKVNGKDVKGEGLQKVVSKVRGKKGTSVKLDILRGDETFVVDIVRDKIPVESVVANIDKTDKSVGYIKIKSFNETTSDEFNEAVTKMRKEGATKFIFDVRGNPGGVLQNVEKMASRFLKDGKVIVKFEDRAKSSYEEVAGKKLDNGEKITEPSVLLMDENSASASEILAAALKANGYDVIGVKSFGKGTVQTLIPIEGNGKLKLTFSKWLTPEGKWIHEKGVTPTIKVDYPKYLKNRIIDQSLHYKEGVISSNVVTLNTYLKELGYKIDEASDLYSEETVEAVKSFQKDQGLKETGEADKETIQTLEEAIMKHWKANDIQYNKALEVVQKNGK is encoded by the coding sequence GTGGAACCAAAACAAACCAAAAAAATATCTATATTTCAGTATGTCTTAACAATTGCCATTGTAGCGATTGTAGCTTCAGGGGCGACTCTATTTGTGTATGAACTAAAAGATCCAATAAGAAAACTTTCAAGAGAAGAATCAGATGGAACTGACTTAGAAACAGTTGAATTATTATATCAACTAATAGATAGCCAATATATCGAAAAAGTAGATCATAAAAAATTAGTAAATGGTGCACTTCAAGGGATGACTGATGCTATTGGAGATCCACATTCTACGTTTTTACCTGAAGAAGATGCCAAAGAATTTGATGATAGTGTATCTGGTAGTTTTGAAGGGATTGGAGCTACTATGACGATTGAAAATGACTATCCTAAAATTGCTGAACCGCCAATTGAAGGTTCTCCTGCTGCTAAAGCTAAACTCAAACAAGATGATGTGATTATCAAAGTTAATGGTAAAGACGTTAAGGGAGAGGGGCTTCAAAAAGTTGTTTCTAAGGTTAGAGGTAAAAAAGGAACAAGTGTGAAGCTAGATATTTTAAGAGGCGATGAAACTTTTGTAGTTGATATTGTCAGAGATAAAATTCCTGTTGAATCAGTAGTCGCTAACATTGATAAAACAGATAAATCAGTCGGTTATATTAAAATTAAAAGCTTTAATGAAACGACGTCAGATGAATTTAATGAGGCTGTGACAAAGATGAGAAAAGAAGGAGCCACTAAATTTATTTTTGATGTTAGAGGAAATCCTGGCGGTGTTCTTCAAAATGTTGAGAAGATGGCAAGCCGTTTCTTAAAAGATGGAAAAGTTATTGTTAAGTTTGAAGATCGTGCTAAAAGTAGTTATGAAGAAGTAGCCGGGAAAAAATTAGATAATGGTGAAAAAATAACAGAACCTTCAGTTCTTTTAATGGATGAAAATAGCGCGAGTGCTTCAGAGATTTTAGCAGCAGCACTTAAAGCTAATGGTTATGATGTTATTGGAGTTAAAAGTTTTGGTAAAGGAACTGTTCAAACGTTAATTCCGATTGAAGGTAATGGTAAATTGAAGTTAACATTTAGTAAATGGTTAACACCTGAAGGAAAGTGGATTCATGAAAAAGGTGTTACACCAACGATTAAAGTTGATTATCCAAAATATCTAAAAAATAGAATAATTGATCAATCTTTACATTATAAAGAGGGAGTCATAAGTTCAAATGTAGTAACTCTAAACACTTACCTGAAAGAACTTGGTTATAAAATTGATGAAGCTAGTGATTTATATTCGGAAGAAACAGTAGAGGCAGTAAAATCATTCCAAAAAGACCAAGGATTGAAAGAAACTGGCGAAGCAGATAAAGAAACAATTCAAACATTAGAAGAAGCAATCATGAAGCATTGGAAAGCAAATGACATTCAATATAATAAAGCTTTAGAAGTTGTGCAAAAGAATGGTAAATAA
- the lepB gene encoding signal peptidase I — MEKKIMDIIWHWIKMIVVCALFAIVLRAFIFVPVEVTGKSMSPTIKENDFVVMENFSEIKRFDVIVFTSSDGNTYVKRVIGLPGDHVKYEKDQLYINGKKVEEPFLDGVKKHKNEYVFTTDLDSADLIGTKKIPKDQYFVLGDNRRLSKDSRSFGTINSSAILGQARIVYYPLFHSKIVK, encoded by the coding sequence ATGGAAAAGAAAATCATGGATATAATCTGGCATTGGATAAAAATGATCGTCGTTTGTGCCCTTTTTGCCATTGTCTTAAGAGCTTTTATTTTTGTACCAGTTGAAGTTACTGGAAAATCAATGTCTCCAACTATCAAAGAAAATGATTTTGTTGTTATGGAGAATTTTAGTGAGATTAAGCGATTTGATGTTATTGTTTTTACTTCAAGTGATGGTAACACTTATGTAAAACGCGTGATTGGTTTACCAGGAGATCATGTGAAATATGAAAAGGATCAGCTTTATATCAATGGTAAAAAAGTAGAAGAACCATTTTTAGATGGTGTGAAGAAACATAAAAATGAGTATGTGTTTACGACAGATTTAGATTCGGCAGATTTGATAGGAACTAAAAAAATTCCTAAAGATCAATATTTTGTATTAGGAGATAATCGTCGTTTAAGTAAAGACAGTCGATCGTTTGGAACGATTAATAGTTCTGCCATTCTTGGTCAAGCAAGAATTGTTTACTATCCATTATTCCATAGTAAGATTGTAAAATAA
- a CDS encoding site-specific DNA-methyltransferase has product MSGNNFNDRPHKNEKADSIAYVKTLIEKAQDEAREADIPKLEKLIQMLNTKKYGLVWEEHAEEVDEEMKTKIPVFIEDASKKIIGNPDSEDYNFLLEGDNLHSLHLLEKTHLGKIDVIYIDPPYNTTNEGFTYNDKKVDSNDAYRHSKWLSFMEKRLTIASSLLSKNGILFISIDDNEYQNIKLLTDEIFGGNCFVTSFIWQKKTGASDAKGIATITEYILCYCNNKDRSKWNNIFSQNFGSFDKNRYRHTDEYYNVRGPFYFDNLDRGGLTYSDSMNFGVEAPDGKMIYPNGRQKFENDGWIWKWGKNKIEWGFKNGFLEFQESENKASGWALKYKNYLYVDNEGTPIERSAPYKNLIQFVINQAGTNELKSMFNNKSPFSNPKPSELIKYLISLSNKKDAKVFDFFAGSGTTGQAVLKLNQEDDGKRTFILATNNENNIAEEITYTRLSKIINGYKASSKTKNLLYEYKFTISKLKNAGNVLEYMENVIAENKEKYDSISKSMKDNVLQVFGEYNKDSDVHGIPANLKYFKTDFVVKKEFPDVSLEYELLKYVTPLVELEFAVDITNPKVQIVLNEEQLESLIDNKQLISNSTIFMHPDVFRDDKQNQILQDLQIRVQEIPNYFFGTELWAK; this is encoded by the coding sequence ATGTCTGGAAATAATTTTAATGACCGTCCTCATAAAAATGAGAAAGCTGATTCGATTGCTTACGTTAAAACTCTAATTGAGAAAGCACAAGATGAAGCTCGTGAAGCTGATATTCCAAAGCTTGAAAAACTGATTCAAATGCTCAACACCAAGAAGTATGGTCTGGTCTGGGAAGAACACGCTGAAGAAGTTGATGAAGAAATGAAAACCAAAATTCCTGTATTTATAGAAGATGCAAGCAAGAAAATCATTGGTAATCCTGATTCAGAAGATTATAATTTCCTTTTGGAGGGAGACAATCTTCACAGTCTGCATCTATTGGAGAAAACGCATCTCGGTAAGATTGATGTCATTTATATTGATCCACCTTATAATACGACAAATGAAGGCTTTACTTATAATGATAAAAAAGTGGATTCAAATGATGCATATCGTCATTCAAAGTGGCTTTCTTTTATGGAAAAGAGATTAACAATTGCAAGTTCTTTATTATCTAAAAATGGAATTTTATTTATAAGCATTGATGATAATGAATATCAAAATATCAAATTATTAACAGATGAAATTTTTGGTGGAAATTGTTTTGTTACAAGTTTTATTTGGCAAAAGAAAACAGGTGCGTCTGACGCCAAAGGTATCGCGACAATTACAGAATATATTCTGTGTTATTGCAATAATAAAGATAGATCTAAATGGAATAATATCTTTTCACAAAATTTTGGCTCATTCGATAAAAATCGCTATCGCCACACTGATGAATATTATAATGTGCGTGGTCCTTTTTACTTTGATAATCTTGATCGTGGTGGATTAACATACAGTGATTCAATGAATTTTGGAGTTGAAGCCCCTGATGGGAAGATGATTTATCCAAATGGACGTCAAAAATTCGAAAATGATGGTTGGATTTGGAAATGGGGGAAAAATAAAATTGAATGGGGCTTTAAGAATGGTTTTTTAGAATTTCAAGAGTCTGAAAATAAAGCTAGTGGTTGGGCTTTGAAGTACAAAAACTACCTTTATGTTGATAATGAAGGAACACCGATTGAACGGTCAGCACCTTATAAGAATTTAATACAATTCGTGATAAATCAAGCGGGAACAAATGAACTAAAATCGATGTTCAACAATAAATCTCCGTTCTCTAATCCTAAACCGTCAGAATTAATTAAGTATCTAATTTCGCTTTCGAATAAAAAAGATGCAAAAGTGTTTGATTTTTTTGCTGGAAGTGGAACGACAGGTCAAGCGGTATTAAAATTAAATCAAGAAGATGATGGGAAAAGAACTTTCATTTTAGCTACCAATAATGAAAACAATATTGCTGAAGAAATTACTTATACGAGATTAAGCAAAATAATAAACGGATATAAAGCCTCTTCTAAGACAAAAAATCTTTTATATGAATATAAATTTACGATTTCAAAGTTAAAAAATGCAGGCAATGTGTTGGAGTACATGGAAAATGTTATTGCTGAAAATAAAGAAAAATATGATTCTATTAGTAAGTCAATGAAAGATAATGTTCTTCAAGTATTCGGAGAGTACAATAAAGATTCAGATGTTCATGGAATTCCAGCGAATTTAAAATATTTTAAAACGGATTTTGTTGTTAAAAAAGAATTTCCTGATGTTTCTCTTGAATATGAATTGTTGAAATATGTGACACCACTTGTAGAATTGGAATTTGCAGTTGACATTACGAATCCTAAAGTTCAAATTGTTTTAAATGAAGAACAGCTTGAATCATTAATTGATAATAAACAACTTATTAGTAATTCAACAATTTTCATGCATCCTGATGTTTTTAGAGATGATAAACAAAATCAAATCTTACAAGATCTACAAATTAGAGTACAAGAAATCCCAAATTATTTCTTTGGAACGGAGTTGTGGGCAAAATGA
- a CDS encoding DEAD/DEAH box helicase, whose amino-acid sequence MIELKNFQQDVVDKLLAFIAPEYGVNNLTIKAPTGAGKTIMLLSWIDEYIRSTGDNVAFVWFTPGAGELEEQSQDKANSFSSIKAQSVDDALLNGFERGSATFINYERVVGKKSKAMLTDSERDNLVDKIEKAFQEDRHFIVIIDEAHRNDTNKAREIISRFKASKTVRVSATIDDPNTPDIIEFYEVLEEAVIASGLITKAVVVNEEIDTSLDGTDEFVILFDAAEKKRQQIVASYIENGVTGINPLVLVQLPDESTPDLSLRIEKHLQETMHKTYEDGKLGIWLSEQKRNVIDVNKLDNKVEYLIIKQAIATGWDAPRAKILIKIRENMGEQFTVQTLGRIRRMPQPWIGHYNVDILDNAYLYTFDTDFLNGVFAQGAAVAPTPLLNLIDRAKSLKLTSERVINYDEVLNEKMILNNIYEGLKKRFNFTDDLEENYLILKNQGYTLGNEIKTTFKQGRFDVLANADRLQDRERCVKANYQDNRIDLLHAFHELDRVIHLPVSKVEAILKRFFLWRGYALVTSILKLDANEWTAFILNNWRALREEFRKIDIAQAIQGSLDLDNIQKNDFTIPLTERYTYNPKLKDIKMVQTNAYQGYTTASIAVRPSIVERLMERWLEEHADIVDFVYKNGDKGPQYFSLVYSTNGGVSHFYPDFIIQMRNGDIYIIETKGGEDVKGRDKNIDSYAPAKYEALKKYAKEYNIKWAFVRDMNEELYYLNSGDWVDEMVADKWQPIIKLFKSIEDENRMSEN is encoded by the coding sequence ATGATAGAATTAAAAAATTTTCAACAAGATGTAGTCGATAAACTCTTGGCTTTTATTGCACCTGAATATGGTGTTAATAACTTGACGATTAAAGCGCCAACTGGAGCAGGTAAAACCATCATGCTTTTATCATGGATTGATGAATATATCCGTTCAACTGGTGATAATGTCGCTTTTGTTTGGTTTACACCAGGTGCAGGAGAACTTGAAGAACAATCACAAGACAAAGCAAACAGCTTTTCAAGTATCAAAGCGCAATCTGTAGATGATGCGTTACTTAATGGTTTTGAACGAGGTTCAGCAACTTTTATCAATTATGAACGTGTAGTCGGTAAAAAATCAAAAGCAATGCTTACAGATAGTGAACGAGATAATCTGGTTGATAAAATTGAAAAAGCTTTTCAAGAGGACCGTCACTTTATCGTGATTATTGATGAAGCACATCGCAATGATACTAACAAAGCACGTGAGATAATCTCACGATTTAAGGCATCTAAAACGGTTCGTGTGTCAGCAACAATTGACGATCCAAATACACCAGATATAATTGAGTTCTATGAAGTATTAGAAGAAGCAGTAATCGCATCTGGTTTGATTACAAAAGCGGTAGTGGTCAACGAAGAAATCGATACAAGTCTTGATGGAACAGATGAGTTCGTAATTTTATTTGATGCAGCCGAAAAGAAACGCCAACAAATTGTGGCTAGCTATATTGAAAATGGAGTAACGGGTATTAACCCACTCGTCCTAGTCCAACTTCCTGATGAATCCACACCCGATTTATCTTTACGTATTGAAAAGCATCTTCAAGAAACGATGCATAAAACGTATGAAGATGGCAAACTTGGTATCTGGCTTTCTGAACAAAAACGCAACGTCATTGATGTGAACAAACTTGATAATAAAGTAGAATATCTTATTATCAAGCAAGCTATTGCAACAGGTTGGGATGCACCACGTGCTAAGATCTTAATCAAAATTCGTGAAAACATGGGAGAACAGTTCACAGTTCAAACACTTGGACGAATCCGCCGAATGCCACAACCTTGGATAGGTCATTATAATGTTGATATTCTTGATAATGCGTACCTTTATACTTTTGATACAGATTTCTTAAATGGGGTATTTGCACAAGGTGCAGCAGTTGCACCAACACCATTATTAAACCTTATAGATAGAGCTAAAAGTTTAAAGCTAACTTCTGAGCGAGTAATTAACTATGATGAAGTTCTAAACGAAAAAATGATTCTAAATAATATATATGAGGGCTTAAAAAAACGTTTCAATTTTACAGATGATTTAGAAGAAAATTACTTAATTTTAAAAAATCAAGGATACACTTTAGGGAACGAAATTAAAACTACTTTCAAACAAGGTAGATTTGATGTTTTAGCTAACGCAGATAGATTACAAGATCGTGAACGTTGTGTTAAAGCGAATTACCAAGATAATCGTATTGATTTACTTCATGCTTTCCACGAACTTGATCGTGTAATTCATTTACCAGTATCTAAAGTTGAAGCAATACTTAAGCGATTCTTCCTATGGAGAGGTTATGCTCTTGTAACCTCCATTTTAAAATTAGATGCAAATGAGTGGACGGCATTCATTTTGAATAACTGGCGTGCTTTACGTGAAGAATTCAGGAAAATAGACATAGCACAAGCCATTCAAGGGAGTCTTGACTTAGATAATATCCAAAAGAACGATTTTACCATTCCTTTGACAGAACGATATACGTATAATCCAAAATTAAAAGATATAAAAATGGTTCAAACAAATGCTTATCAAGGGTACACGACAGCATCTATTGCAGTTCGACCAAGTATTGTTGAACGTTTGATGGAACGCTGGCTTGAAGAACATGCAGACATTGTCGATTTTGTTTATAAAAACGGAGATAAGGGTCCTCAATATTTTTCACTTGTTTATAGCACTAACGGAGGCGTTTCACACTTTTACCCTGATTTTATTATCCAGATGAGGAATGGTGACATTTATATCATTGAAACTAAGGGCGGTGAAGATGTTAAAGGTCGTGATAAAAACATTGATTCTTATGCACCAGCCAAATATGAAGCATTGAAGAAATACGCTAAGGAATACAATATCAAGTGGGCGTTTGTACGTGATATGAATGAGGAGCTTTATTATCTTAATAGTGGCGATTGGGTAGATGAGATGGTAGCTGATAAGTGGCAACCTATTATTAAACTTTTTAAATCTATAGAAGATGAAAATAGAATGTCAGAGAACTAG
- a CDS encoding FtsK/SpoIIIE domain-containing protein produces MTVDENQVQVAYKKRKLYILLIKIWAMITFLLLIVYNFKNVISGFSSGRIIFDNQSLNRMLLVALVIIIVISLWEFLHSRYSPIEKWKLEKLLRGFTEESDLLRQHDNSFNQTKSVKWIYSVTDDLITIKLMTGGHVNVEIERDIARRLHGYFVKETRVLWVLEDRRIQDGLVIMIFSHNTDERLVIDDLGKMKKSNTVNFPITKNLNWDVHKQPQIGIFGKTGSGKTTIIKVFILSFLMNNEKNECMIIDGKNSFMAQSGRYAGIPTATTAEECLQLLDDAISIMNQRYSEMNVDCSDENDLTYVEKFSGKGSILIACDELLALASATQAMDKLKKPAERLMPQIADRILTLILKSRQSSMTVLLSGQAFPASLLGDSIARSNLGMLINLGSLTQIQAQELFGRSLKDLPRADTSNYGGLIWLDGLDWEAPKPFFSPYYDDEKLPFKETLSKLAEAEGGGLPQAECLS; encoded by the coding sequence TTGACCGTTGATGAAAATCAGGTACAGGTTGCTTATAAAAAACGTAAACTTTATATTTTGCTTATCAAGATATGGGCAATGATTACTTTCTTATTATTGATTGTGTATAACTTTAAAAATGTAATCTCTGGCTTTTCAAGTGGAAGAATCATTTTTGATAATCAATCATTAAATCGCATGCTTCTCGTGGCACTCGTGATCATCATTGTAATTTCACTCTGGGAATTTCTACATTCTAGATACTCACCTATTGAAAAGTGGAAACTCGAAAAGTTGCTAAGAGGATTTACGGAAGAAAGTGACTTACTCCGACAACATGATAATTCATTTAATCAGACAAAATCTGTTAAATGGATTTATTCAGTTACTGATGATTTGATCACCATTAAGCTTATGACGGGTGGACACGTTAATGTAGAGATTGAGAGGGATATTGCTCGTAGGTTACATGGATATTTTGTCAAAGAAACTAGAGTATTATGGGTTCTTGAGGATAGAAGAATCCAAGATGGTTTAGTCATAATGATATTTTCTCATAATACAGACGAACGGTTAGTAATTGATGATTTAGGAAAAATGAAAAAATCAAATACTGTTAATTTTCCAATAACAAAAAATCTTAATTGGGATGTTCATAAACAACCACAAATAGGGATTTTCGGGAAAACAGGAAGTGGAAAAACCACAATAATAAAAGTTTTTATTCTTTCGTTTCTGATGAATAATGAAAAAAATGAGTGCATGATTATTGACGGAAAAAATTCTTTTATGGCTCAATCGGGGCGGTATGCTGGTATTCCTACTGCTACAACAGCAGAGGAGTGCTTACAATTATTAGATGATGCTATTTCTATTATGAATCAACGTTATTCTGAGATGAATGTAGATTGCTCAGATGAAAATGACTTAACCTATGTAGAAAAATTTTCGGGAAAAGGAAGTATTTTAATAGCTTGTGATGAACTATTAGCTCTTGCCTCAGCTACACAAGCAATGGATAAATTGAAGAAACCTGCTGAAAGGCTTATGCCCCAAATAGCTGACAGGATACTTACTTTAATTTTGAAATCAAGACAGTCTTCAATGACAGTATTACTTTCAGGGCAAGCTTTTCCTGCTAGTTTACTAGGGGATTCAATAGCCCGTAGCAACCTAGGAATGTTGATAAATCTTGGAAGCTTAACACAAATTCAAGCTCAAGAGCTTTTTGGAAGAAGTTTAAAAGATTTACCACGAGCGGACACATCTAATTATGGTGGATTGATCTGGTTAGATGGACTTGATTGGGAAGCACCAAAACCTTTTTTTAGTCCTTACTATGATGATGAAAAACTTCCGTTTAAAGAAACATTGTCAAAATTAGCTGAGGCTGAGGGCGGTGGCTTGCCACAAGCCGAATGCCTCAGCTAG
- a CDS encoding rolling circle replication-associated protein, protein MVEYNSKIIRFDHHIEIIKYGENRIRTLGGKDKSSRGLKCVDSEEAKKQRVLEQAYRIKRKIKYYCQANDFDLFWTLTLNDNKVNAKNYVYSRQRLQAWLKYQRERYGKFAYLFIPEVHKSGRIHFHGVTGGLSPPLVEARYPKNKRLIKKKGIQIYNAENWQNGFSTVSKIQHKEKSANYITKYITKELLEMPSAFHQPRYFVSRGLKQPEISYVELTDSYFQEFKPSFVVGERNSPNKEFKADISIYRMDISEDGELIQSSHTETVWKLKQTKSPDGNQDFKK, encoded by the coding sequence ATGGTTGAATATAATTCAAAAATTATTAGGTTCGATCACCATATAGAAATAATAAAATATGGTGAGAATCGAATAAGAACGTTAGGTGGAAAAGATAAATCTAGTCGAGGGTTGAAATGCGTTGACAGTGAAGAAGCAAAAAAACAACGAGTTTTAGAGCAAGCATATCGAATCAAAAGAAAAATTAAATATTATTGTCAAGCCAATGATTTTGATTTATTTTGGACGCTTACACTTAATGATAATAAAGTTAACGCAAAAAATTATGTTTATTCAAGACAACGATTGCAAGCATGGTTAAAGTATCAGCGTGAAAGGTATGGGAAATTTGCTTATCTTTTCATACCAGAAGTGCATAAGTCGGGGAGAATACATTTTCATGGTGTAACGGGTGGTTTATCGCCACCACTTGTAGAGGCTCGTTATCCTAAAAATAAGAGGCTCATCAAAAAGAAAGGGATTCAGATTTACAATGCTGAAAATTGGCAGAATGGATTTAGTACCGTTTCTAAAATTCAGCATAAAGAAAAATCCGCTAATTATATCACAAAATATATTACAAAAGAGTTACTCGAAATGCCCAGTGCATTTCATCAACCTAGATACTTTGTAAGTCGAGGATTAAAACAACCTGAAATTTCTTATGTCGAGCTTACTGATAGTTATTTCCAAGAATTTAAACCATCATTTGTTGTAGGTGAAAGAAATTCTCCAAATAAAGAATTTAAAGCAGATATTTCTATCTATCGGATGGATATTTCAGAAGATGGGGAGCTAATTCAAAGTAGTCATACAGAAACAGTATGGAAGTTAAAACAAACAAAAAGCCCTGACGGCAATCAGGACTTCAAAAAATAA
- a CDS encoding DNA-binding protein: protein MKVKFVPVANSRAEWGNKSAILQRYEGLNIYTLNRWISEMRNNKKFRSGVINPTHKIVFISFEIFEEFLYWKQYGYSKVNAK, encoded by the coding sequence ATGAAAGTAAAGTTTGTACCAGTTGCTAATAGTCGAGCAGAATGGGGAAATAAAAGTGCAATTTTGCAACGCTACGAGGGATTAAATATCTATACGCTTAATCGTTGGATTTCAGAAATGCGTAATAATAAAAAGTTTAGATCTGGTGTTATTAATCCAACACATAAAATAGTATTTATTAGTTTTGAAATTTTTGAGGAATTTTTATATTGGAAACAATATGGCTATTCAAAAGTTAATGCAAAATAA